The following proteins are encoded in a genomic region of Xanthomonas cassavae CFBP 4642:
- a CDS encoding 5'-3' exonuclease codes for MSTLPGAIAAALPGGPRPEPLYLVDASLYVFRAWHSIPDEFQDAQGWPTNAVHGFARFLLDLLEREHPQYITIAFDEALDSCFRHAIYPAYKGNREPAPDALRRQFAHCKALCAALGLSVLAHRQYEADDLIGSALHSARGHGLRGIIVSADKDLSQLLFEHDEQWDYARNLRWGVDGVKARHGVHAHQIADYLALCGDAIDNIPGITGIGAKSAAVLLAHFGSLDALLERIDEVPFLRLRGAAQMAARLREQREHALLWRQLTTIALDAPLDLTATGFTRAPADTDMLTGLCDSLRFGPLTRRRLLAACTAATPPLPPASLSQGPTP; via the coding sequence ATGAGCACGCTGCCCGGCGCCATTGCGGCGGCGCTGCCGGGCGGCCCGCGACCGGAGCCGCTGTATCTGGTGGATGCCAGCCTGTACGTGTTTCGCGCCTGGCATTCGATTCCGGACGAATTCCAGGACGCGCAGGGCTGGCCGACCAACGCCGTGCACGGGTTCGCGCGCTTCCTGCTGGATCTGCTCGAACGCGAGCACCCGCAGTACATCACCATCGCCTTCGACGAGGCGCTGGACAGTTGCTTCCGGCACGCGATCTACCCTGCCTACAAGGGCAACCGCGAACCGGCGCCGGACGCGTTGCGGCGCCAGTTCGCCCATTGCAAAGCGCTGTGCGCGGCGCTGGGGCTGAGCGTGCTGGCCCACCGCCAATACGAGGCCGACGATCTGATCGGCAGCGCCCTGCACAGCGCGCGCGGGCATGGCCTGCGCGGCATCATCGTCTCGGCCGACAAGGACCTGTCGCAGCTGTTGTTCGAACACGACGAGCAATGGGACTACGCGCGCAATCTGCGCTGGGGCGTGGACGGAGTGAAGGCACGCCACGGCGTGCATGCGCACCAGATCGCCGACTACCTGGCGCTGTGCGGCGATGCGATCGACAACATTCCCGGCATCACCGGTATCGGCGCCAAATCGGCGGCGGTGCTGCTTGCGCATTTCGGCAGCCTGGATGCGCTGCTGGAGCGCATCGACGAGGTCCCGTTCCTGCGCCTGCGCGGCGCAGCGCAGATGGCGGCGCGGCTGCGCGAACAACGCGAGCATGCGCTGCTGTGGCGCCAGCTCACCACCATCGCGCTGGATGCGCCGCTGGACCTCACCGCCACCGGTTTCACGCGTGCACCGGCCGATACCGACATGCTGACCGGGCTGTGCGACAGCCTGCGCTTCGGCCCGCTCACGCGCCGGCGGCTGCTGGCCGCCTGCACGGCCGCCACGCCGCCCCTTCCTCCCGCTTCCCTGTCCCAAGGCCCGACGCCATGA
- a CDS encoding nitroreductase family protein — MHAPYSLQALDARRSVPSKQLGEPGPDEDTLLRMLTSAVRVPDHGKLVPFRFLRIQGDARHALGDFLAERTQAADPLAPPAAVEKDRNRFNDAPLVIVVIATLRPDHKVPEQEQLLTAGCVCFALLQAAQAHGFGAQWLTAWMAYDPAVGGYLGLQEHECIAGFIHIGTPRLQVPERERPDPRTLLRDWTP, encoded by the coding sequence ATGCACGCACCGTATTCGCTTCAGGCGCTGGATGCGCGTCGCTCGGTTCCCTCCAAGCAGTTGGGCGAACCCGGCCCGGATGAAGACACCCTGCTGCGCATGCTGACCTCGGCCGTGCGCGTGCCCGACCACGGCAAGCTGGTGCCGTTCCGGTTCCTGCGTATCCAGGGCGATGCACGCCACGCATTGGGCGATTTCCTCGCCGAGCGCACCCAGGCCGCCGACCCGTTGGCACCGCCGGCGGCGGTGGAAAAAGACCGCAACCGCTTCAACGATGCGCCGCTGGTGATCGTGGTGATCGCCACGCTGCGCCCGGACCACAAGGTGCCCGAGCAGGAGCAACTGCTCACTGCCGGCTGCGTGTGTTTTGCATTGCTGCAAGCCGCACAGGCGCATGGTTTCGGCGCGCAATGGCTTACCGCGTGGATGGCCTACGACCCCGCCGTGGGCGGCTACCTTGGCCTGCAGGAACACGAATGCATCGCCGGCTTCATCCATATCGGTACGCCGCGCCTGCAGGTGCCCGAACGCGAGCGCCCGGACCCGCGCACCCTGCTGCGCGACTGGACTCCATGA
- a CDS encoding DUF1631 domain-containing protein, which translates to MTQFLSTDPLPSRNPQLLDQVRDIVVVPLADAFIDVQDALAQALFALAANAGAGQNDFMEAIQALRQQREPITARFRGHLAKAWQGLESGRPLSAERTLARGAAGLTLLPEHDLEVRLAVRNLAGALQHQWRPELMRLNRYLGFIAGGLHIDGDSNPFGPEHLGVALYEAFQGVTLTAKVHLAVLKVCEQQLMPRVGQRYAELEQALAQVARLRELPQARQRRSGIPRQGQAGGEDAADTPDWIARFFADWSGGQGALVGAEVIDVHLRSGREVLPAGLHQRLQARRQREPETGVAASAAQRRLSPREVVSALSLLQTMPRAGFDSIDEARQGLPRALREQLMRAAASLGVDLVSTGLDPSDADALDLIALLFEAILVQSQLSDAQRSMLGQLLVPMAKLAMLDGHLFVRDGHPARRLLNLLVDACDGNGGETPAEQALLAQVDAAVASIVREFDEHPALFLALEAEFGASYEQYRRRVEIAERRANELQRAEERRECARRCAAQALDERLARGPLPPVVEQFLSRVWHPSVQQAALRADGAGPAVDAAVALGDTVLAQLTPARDAAVFQAQQAPLLQAFALAGLGPREAEQALQELQRALAPTHAADVTDRHGPILTALSLAPSPADPVAEPLTPMLDADAQVEFDRITADFFRTIVIGTSLDFVDREGRVQSGKLLWISPISGRLMFVNRRGGRLCVSPPEELAMMVWLDRLRLHREEDAFYSAMQGVVDALDAPATLKA; encoded by the coding sequence ATGACCCAGTTCCTTTCCACCGACCCGCTGCCCAGCCGCAACCCGCAACTGCTCGATCAGGTGCGCGATATCGTGGTGGTGCCGCTGGCCGACGCGTTCATCGACGTCCAGGACGCGCTGGCGCAGGCCTTGTTCGCGCTGGCCGCCAACGCCGGCGCGGGCCAGAACGATTTCATGGAGGCGATCCAGGCCTTGCGGCAGCAGCGCGAGCCGATCACCGCACGCTTCCGTGGGCATCTGGCCAAGGCCTGGCAGGGACTGGAATCCGGGCGCCCGCTGTCTGCCGAGCGCACCCTGGCACGCGGCGCCGCCGGGCTGACCCTGTTGCCCGAACACGATCTGGAGGTGCGGCTGGCGGTGCGCAACCTGGCCGGGGCACTGCAGCATCAGTGGCGGCCGGAGCTGATGCGGCTCAACCGCTATCTGGGCTTCATCGCCGGCGGGTTGCACATCGATGGCGACAGCAATCCGTTCGGCCCGGAGCATCTGGGCGTTGCGCTCTACGAGGCGTTCCAGGGCGTGACGCTGACGGCCAAGGTGCACCTGGCGGTGCTCAAGGTATGCGAGCAGCAGCTGATGCCGCGCGTGGGCCAGCGCTATGCCGAGCTTGAGCAGGCACTGGCGCAGGTCGCTCGCCTGCGCGAATTGCCGCAGGCGCGGCAGCGCCGCAGCGGTATTCCGCGGCAGGGCCAGGCCGGCGGCGAGGATGCGGCCGACACGCCGGACTGGATCGCACGCTTCTTTGCGGATTGGTCGGGCGGGCAGGGCGCGCTGGTCGGGGCCGAGGTCATCGATGTGCATCTGCGCAGCGGTCGCGAAGTATTGCCGGCCGGGCTGCACCAGCGTTTGCAGGCGCGCCGCCAGCGCGAGCCGGAGACTGGCGTTGCGGCATCGGCCGCGCAGCGGCGGTTGTCGCCGCGCGAGGTGGTGTCGGCGCTGTCGTTGCTGCAGACCATGCCCCGGGCCGGATTCGACAGCATCGACGAGGCGCGACAAGGCCTGCCGCGTGCGCTGCGCGAGCAGCTCATGCGCGCAGCGGCCTCGCTTGGCGTGGACCTGGTCAGCACCGGCCTGGACCCCAGCGATGCCGATGCGCTGGATCTGATCGCGCTGTTGTTCGAAGCGATCCTGGTGCAGAGTCAGCTTTCCGATGCGCAACGCAGCATGCTCGGCCAGTTGCTGGTGCCGATGGCCAAACTGGCGATGCTCGATGGCCACCTGTTCGTACGCGACGGCCATCCGGCGCGGCGTCTGCTCAACCTGCTGGTCGACGCCTGCGATGGCAACGGCGGCGAGACCCCGGCCGAACAGGCCTTGCTGGCGCAGGTGGATGCGGCAGTGGCCAGTATCGTGCGCGAGTTCGACGAGCATCCGGCGCTGTTCCTGGCGCTGGAGGCCGAGTTTGGCGCGAGCTACGAGCAGTACCGGCGCCGCGTGGAGATCGCCGAGCGCCGCGCCAACGAGTTGCAGCGCGCCGAGGAACGCCGCGAATGTGCCCGCCGCTGTGCGGCCCAGGCGCTGGACGAGCGGCTGGCGCGCGGGCCGCTGCCGCCGGTGGTGGAGCAGTTCCTCAGCCGCGTCTGGCACCCCAGCGTGCAGCAGGCCGCCTTGCGCGCCGATGGCGCCGGCCCGGCAGTGGATGCCGCCGTCGCGCTCGGCGATACCGTGCTGGCCCAGCTGACGCCCGCGCGCGACGCGGCGGTGTTCCAAGCGCAGCAAGCGCCCTTGCTGCAGGCCTTCGCGCTGGCTGGCTTGGGGCCGCGGGAGGCAGAGCAGGCATTGCAGGAACTGCAGCGTGCGCTGGCGCCAACGCACGCTGCCGACGTCACGGACCGGCATGGGCCCATCCTGACAGCGCTAAGCCTGGCGCCGAGCCCGGCCGATCCGGTCGCCGAGCCGCTGACGCCGATGCTCGACGCCGACGCGCAGGTGGAATTCGACCGCATCACCGCGGACTTTTTCCGCACCATCGTCATCGGCACCAGCCTGGATTTCGTCGACCGCGAGGGCCGGGTGCAGTCGGGCAAGCTGTTATGGATCAGCCCGATTTCCGGCCGGCTGATGTTCGTCAACCGGCGCGGTGGGCGGTTGTGCGTGTCCCCGCCGGAAGAGCTGGCGATGATGGTCTGGCTGGACCGGCTGCGCCTGCATCGGGAGGAAGACGCCTTCTATAGCGCGATGCAGGGTGTGGTCGACGCGCTGGACGCGCCTGCCACGCTGAAGGCTTAA
- a CDS encoding DUF1631 domain-containing protein: MTFQPSPSGHPGRDQRLLEQAHDAFVPPLVQVFAAAVAHFDDVLFDRAESAGASQLLFLDGMRELRRKREDVATQFRQQLEDGWQALLLGTPLSAEVVLAGDMGTGPLSLVPEHVLESRLAVRNLATVLLRDFKQVLARVDRRLGWIAGGLEMVADTNPFGPEHLGVAIHEAFATCDLAPEVRLVLIKLCERDLAEPIGKLYARLDETLAKAGVMPEISQPKRPPPRMQPRGETPEERAQAEAQGGTEMGGDEQGDQYAPAWANRFLDRWAHSRGRMQAAAQRGHAEGAGGGGMDGDADHPGGSQGMLLDALHELLQQTRSVRDSAASAASVAVGQQRPLSQREMMSVLSLLQATPSATLQAAIGDDNESLAQRLKNEVLNSATRLGVDPATAKLDPMDEDAIDLVGMLFDVMLDERDLESRSREMIGRLVVPFVKVALLDRKMFVQKTHPARRLLNSLAEACEGNNGDSAAERVLMGKVEEIVDRLVAEFNENLAIFLTLEEEFRDFLSQHRRRVEIAERRATETQRGQEKLELARSRALSELEQRVPESAGLPKAVDDFLRQPWLHHLTMAILRDGDEGPGTVEALALADGVLEELAEARRHIIGKPWLQVWQPALHRVFASVGLHGDAVVVAITALHDTLQAISEARPELEKALPELPQVNLPPPAAESVSVGLGAEAVAQSIDSADAERFRAMDIGTWLDFVDKDGKVQAGKLSWVSPISQRLLFVNRRGVRFCVASPEELAVMVRLGRLREHINDGAFDSAMQGVIDRLDPLHNNSTVH, translated from the coding sequence ATGACTTTTCAGCCCAGTCCGTCGGGACACCCGGGCCGTGACCAACGCTTGCTCGAACAGGCGCACGACGCATTCGTGCCGCCGCTCGTGCAGGTGTTTGCAGCTGCAGTCGCACACTTTGACGATGTGCTGTTCGATCGCGCCGAATCCGCGGGCGCGTCACAGTTGCTGTTTCTCGATGGCATGCGCGAGTTGCGCCGCAAGCGCGAGGACGTGGCCACGCAGTTCCGCCAGCAGCTGGAAGACGGCTGGCAGGCGCTGCTGCTCGGCACCCCGTTATCGGCCGAAGTGGTGCTGGCCGGCGACATGGGCACCGGCCCGCTGAGCCTGGTGCCTGAACACGTGCTCGAATCGCGGCTGGCGGTGCGGAACCTGGCTACCGTGCTGCTGCGCGATTTCAAGCAGGTGCTGGCGCGTGTCGATCGCCGCCTGGGCTGGATTGCGGGCGGCCTGGAGATGGTGGCCGATACCAACCCGTTCGGACCGGAACATCTGGGCGTGGCGATCCACGAAGCCTTCGCCACCTGCGACCTGGCGCCGGAAGTGCGTCTGGTGCTGATCAAGTTGTGCGAGCGCGATCTGGCCGAGCCGATCGGCAAGCTGTACGCGCGCCTGGACGAAACGCTGGCCAAGGCCGGGGTGATGCCGGAAATCTCCCAGCCCAAGCGCCCGCCGCCGCGCATGCAGCCGCGGGGCGAGACGCCCGAAGAACGCGCGCAGGCCGAGGCGCAGGGCGGCACCGAGATGGGCGGCGACGAGCAGGGCGACCAGTACGCGCCGGCCTGGGCCAACCGCTTCCTGGATCGCTGGGCGCACAGCCGTGGCCGCATGCAGGCGGCCGCACAGCGCGGCCACGCCGAGGGTGCAGGCGGTGGTGGCATGGACGGCGACGCCGATCATCCCGGCGGCAGCCAGGGCATGTTGCTGGATGCCTTGCACGAATTGCTGCAGCAGACCCGCAGCGTGCGCGACAGCGCCGCGTCGGCCGCGTCGGTGGCGGTGGGCCAGCAGCGTCCGCTGAGCCAGCGCGAAATGATGTCGGTGCTGTCGCTGCTGCAGGCCACGCCCAGCGCGACCCTGCAGGCCGCGATCGGCGACGACAACGAATCGCTCGCGCAGCGCCTGAAGAACGAGGTGCTCAACAGCGCCACCCGGCTGGGCGTGGACCCGGCCACCGCCAAACTCGATCCGATGGACGAAGACGCCATCGACCTGGTCGGCATGCTGTTCGACGTGATGCTGGACGAACGCGATCTGGAAAGCCGCTCGCGCGAGATGATCGGCCGGCTGGTGGTGCCGTTCGTCAAGGTGGCGCTGCTGGACCGCAAGATGTTCGTGCAGAAGACGCACCCGGCGCGGCGCCTGCTCAATTCGCTGGCCGAGGCCTGCGAAGGCAATAACGGCGACAGCGCCGCCGAGCGCGTGCTGATGGGCAAGGTCGAGGAAATCGTCGACCGCCTGGTGGCCGAATTCAACGAAAACCTGGCGATCTTCCTGACCCTGGAAGAAGAATTCCGCGACTTCCTGTCGCAGCACCGTCGCCGGGTGGAAATTGCCGAGCGCCGCGCCACCGAAACCCAGCGCGGCCAGGAAAAACTCGAACTGGCGCGCAGCCGCGCGCTGTCGGAACTGGAACAGCGTGTGCCCGAAAGCGCCGGCCTGCCCAAGGCAGTGGACGATTTCCTGCGCCAGCCGTGGCTGCATCATCTGACCATGGCGATCCTGCGCGACGGCGATGAAGGCCCCGGCACGGTGGAAGCACTGGCGCTGGCCGACGGCGTCCTGGAAGAGCTGGCCGAGGCGCGTCGCCACATCATCGGCAAGCCCTGGCTGCAGGTCTGGCAGCCGGCACTGCACCGCGTCTTCGCCAGTGTGGGTTTGCATGGCGATGCGGTGGTGGTGGCGATCACCGCGCTGCACGACACGCTGCAGGCCATTTCCGAGGCGCGTCCGGAACTAGAGAAGGCGTTGCCGGAACTGCCGCAGGTCAACCTGCCGCCACCGGCCGCCGAAAGCGTCAGCGTGGGGCTGGGCGCCGAAGCGGTGGCGCAGAGTATCGACAGTGCCGATGCCGAGCGGTTCCGCGCCATGGACATCGGCACCTGGCTGGATTTTGTCGACAAGGACGGCAAGGTGCAGGCGGGCAAGTTGTCATGGGTGAGCCCGATCTCGCAGCGGTTGTTGTTCGTCAACCGGCGTGGCGTGCGTTTCTGCGTCGCCTCGCCGGAAGAACTGGCGGTGATGGTGCGGTTGGGTCGCTTGCGCGAGCATATCAACGACGGCGCTTTCGACAGCGCGATGCAGGGCGTCATCGACCGGCTGGACCCGCTGCACAACAACAGCACGGTGCACTGA
- a CDS encoding TetR/AcrR family transcriptional regulator, whose amino-acid sequence MPQSATPAAYHHGDLPAALRRAGWALLGESGLRGLTLRECARRAGVSHAAPAHHFGSLDGLLAVLAADGYERMLERIRATQQELDDPLLGCGLGYIRFAVEFPQQFRLMLGLDVRASCLPRLVQISEAAMAYLRDTVRAQWIARHGSEPCAELLEQRTLLGWSAVHGYASLVIDGRHERLRAFAPERVMAPLLKGLLEP is encoded by the coding sequence ATGCCGCAATCAGCGACCCCTGCTGCCTATCACCACGGCGATCTGCCGGCGGCGCTGCGGCGTGCCGGCTGGGCGTTGCTGGGCGAATCCGGGCTGCGTGGACTCACCCTGCGCGAATGTGCGCGGCGCGCTGGCGTGTCGCATGCCGCGCCGGCCCACCACTTCGGCTCGCTGGATGGGTTGCTGGCGGTGCTGGCCGCCGACGGCTACGAGCGCATGCTCGAGCGCATCCGCGCTACCCAGCAGGAACTGGACGATCCGCTGCTGGGTTGCGGGCTGGGCTATATCCGTTTTGCCGTCGAGTTTCCGCAGCAGTTCCGCTTGATGCTGGGGCTGGACGTGCGTGCCAGCTGCCTACCACGGCTGGTGCAGATCAGCGAGGCGGCGATGGCGTACCTGCGCGACACGGTGCGCGCCCAGTGGATCGCCCGGCATGGCAGCGAACCGTGCGCGGAATTGCTGGAGCAACGGACCCTGCTGGGCTGGAGCGCGGTGCACGGCTATGCCTCGCTGGTAATCGACGGTAGGCACGAACGCCTGCGTGCCTTCGCGCCGGAACGCGTGATGGCTCCCTTGTTGAAGGGCTTGCTGGAGCCCTAG
- a CDS encoding NAD(P) transhydrogenase subunit alpha has product MAVQVLVLKERTVGERRVAATPETVKKLVALGALVWIEPDAGRASSMDDAVYVAAGAQPADAQTLAQADVVLCVQAPPTELLLQCKPQAVVIGMLAPDADPARAQAFSARALVAFPLERLPRTTRAQSMDVLSSQAGMAGYKAVLIAAHLAPRFFPMLTTAAGTMRPCKVLVIGAGVAGLQAIATAKRLGAQVEGFDVRPETREQIASLGARFLDLGISAAGEGGYARQLTDDERAEQQRRLAEHLKGVDVVVCTAAVPGRPAPKIVTTEMVRGMRPGSVIVDLAAETGGNCAATRPGETYDLDGVAIAGPLNLASQGAVHASEMFARNVYAFAALLIKDGALSFDWDDELLAKTRWSAPVG; this is encoded by the coding sequence ATGGCTGTGCAGGTGCTTGTGCTGAAAGAACGGACGGTGGGCGAACGCCGGGTGGCTGCGACGCCGGAAACGGTCAAGAAGCTGGTCGCGCTTGGTGCCCTCGTGTGGATCGAGCCGGACGCCGGCCGCGCCAGCAGCATGGACGATGCAGTATATGTGGCCGCCGGTGCGCAGCCTGCCGACGCGCAGACGCTGGCGCAGGCCGATGTGGTGCTCTGCGTGCAGGCGCCGCCTACCGAGTTGCTGTTGCAATGCAAGCCGCAGGCAGTGGTGATCGGCATGCTGGCGCCCGATGCCGACCCGGCGCGCGCGCAGGCGTTCTCCGCGCGCGCGCTGGTGGCGTTTCCGTTGGAGCGGTTGCCGCGCACCACCCGCGCGCAATCGATGGACGTGCTGAGTTCGCAGGCGGGCATGGCCGGATACAAGGCGGTGCTGATCGCCGCACACCTGGCGCCGCGCTTTTTTCCGATGCTGACCACCGCGGCCGGCACCATGCGCCCGTGCAAGGTGCTGGTGATCGGTGCCGGCGTGGCGGGCCTGCAGGCAATCGCCACCGCCAAGCGGCTGGGCGCGCAGGTGGAAGGCTTCGATGTGCGGCCGGAAACCCGCGAACAGATCGCTTCATTGGGCGCACGCTTTCTGGATCTGGGCATCAGCGCCGCCGGCGAGGGCGGCTATGCGCGTCAGCTCACCGACGACGAACGTGCCGAACAGCAGCGTCGTCTGGCCGAGCACCTCAAGGGCGTGGACGTGGTGGTGTGCACGGCAGCGGTGCCCGGGCGGCCCGCGCCGAAGATCGTGACCACCGAGATGGTGCGTGGCATGCGCCCTGGCAGCGTGATCGTGGATCTGGCCGCGGAAACCGGCGGCAACTGCGCGGCCACACGCCCGGGCGAGACCTACGACCTGGACGGCGTCGCAATCGCCGGCCCGCTCAATCTGGCCAGCCAGGGGGCCGTGCACGCCAGCGAGATGTTCGCGCGCAACGTATATGCGTTCGCGGCATTGTTGATCAAGGACGGCGCACTGTCGTTCGACTGGGACGATGAACTGCTGGCCAAGACGCGTTGGTCGGCGCCGGTGGGATAG
- a CDS encoding DUF3106 domain-containing protein, which yields MTRTTRLLLTLLLCAGPCAPLLAQDYPPGPPPPMDGPGPHGPGPRNETPMPDWDRLTPQQRQVMIDALRERWNDVPEERPRMYRHARRWLDMTPEQRKQAKAGMDRFRNMSPEQRREAKALFDRMRTLNPQQRNELQQRWQKMTPAERSAWLREHPPTDD from the coding sequence ATGACCCGCACCACCCGCCTGCTGTTGACCCTGTTGCTCTGCGCCGGGCCGTGCGCACCGTTGCTGGCGCAGGATTACCCACCGGGTCCGCCGCCACCGATGGATGGCCCCGGACCGCATGGCCCAGGACCGCGCAACGAGACGCCGATGCCCGACTGGGACCGGCTCACTCCCCAGCAGCGTCAGGTCATGATCGACGCCTTGCGCGAGCGCTGGAACGATGTGCCCGAAGAGCGCCCGCGGATGTACCGCCATGCCCGCCGCTGGCTGGACATGACGCCGGAGCAGCGCAAGCAGGCCAAGGCCGGCATGGACCGCTTCCGCAACATGAGCCCGGAGCAACGCCGCGAAGCCAAGGCCTTGTTCGACCGCATGCGCACGCTCAACCCGCAACAGCGCAACGAGCTGCAGCAACGCTGGCAGAAAATGACCCCGGCCGAGCGCAGCGCCTGGTTGCGCGAGCATCCGCCGACGGACGATTGA
- a CDS encoding RNA polymerase sigma factor, with the protein MLVGTPFDPQPAAPVSLDAFLAGIGPRAFRFAEAGLRHREDALDAVQDAMVKLLGYRERPAEEWTPLFWSILRSRIIDLQRRRSFRLKFWAPAERDDDEGPIDWAAPGVGPVGEQQHQQAYQRLVHALRGLPARQREAFTLRVLEDLDVATTARAMGCSEGSVKTHLSRARDALQKQFEDFL; encoded by the coding sequence GTGCTGGTGGGAACCCCTTTCGATCCACAGCCCGCTGCCCCCGTGTCGCTGGATGCCTTCCTGGCCGGCATCGGGCCGCGTGCGTTCCGCTTTGCCGAGGCCGGCCTGCGTCACCGCGAAGACGCGCTGGATGCCGTGCAGGACGCCATGGTGAAGCTGCTTGGCTATCGCGAGCGCCCGGCCGAGGAGTGGACGCCGCTGTTCTGGAGCATCCTGCGCAGCCGCATCATCGACCTGCAGCGCCGGCGCAGTTTTCGCCTGAAATTCTGGGCACCGGCCGAGCGCGACGATGACGAAGGCCCCATCGACTGGGCCGCCCCCGGGGTTGGCCCGGTCGGCGAACAGCAACATCAGCAGGCCTACCAGCGGCTGGTGCACGCGCTGCGCGGCCTGCCGGCACGCCAGCGCGAAGCCTTCACCCTGCGCGTGCTGGAAGATCTGGACGTAGCCACCACCGCCAGGGCGATGGGCTGCTCCGAAGGCTCGGTCAAGACGCACCTGTCGCGCGCCCGCGACGCGCTGCAAAAACAGTTTGAGGATTTCCTGTGA
- a CDS encoding NAD(P) transhydrogenase subunit alpha produces MSDGFVALYIFMLAAIAGHVIISRVPVILHTPLMSGSNFIHGIVLIGAMVVLGHADTTLEKALGFLAVALGAGNAAGGYVVTERMLDMFKSSRKPPGGEAP; encoded by the coding sequence ATGAGCGACGGTTTCGTAGCGCTGTACATCTTCATGCTGGCGGCTATCGCCGGCCACGTGATCATCTCGCGGGTGCCGGTGATCCTGCATACGCCGCTGATGTCCGGGTCCAATTTCATCCATGGCATCGTGTTGATCGGGGCGATGGTGGTGCTCGGGCATGCCGACACCACGCTGGAGAAGGCCTTGGGCTTCTTGGCGGTGGCGCTGGGCGCCGGCAATGCCGCCGGCGGCTACGTGGTGACCGAGCGCATGCTGGACATGTTCAAGTCCAGCCGCAAGCCGCCCGGCGGAGAAGCGCCGTGA
- a CDS encoding NAD(P)(+) transhydrogenase (Re/Si-specific) subunit beta, with the protein MNVSTPELLSWLVKSSYLVAATLFLLGLQRMASPLTARSGIRWAGLGMLIATVATFFLPELHNVPLILAALAIGTGVAWWSAKKVAITDMPQMVALYNGMGGGSAAAIGAVELLRFSFFANRDTAHWSAQAIAELAARRPDTTTVVLAVIGSAIGAVSLSGSIIAWAKLDGRLDRRVTFPGQQVFTLVVAMAVLALGIWAASSLQPLAIIAFFVVALALGVLMTLPIGGADMPVVISLYNAFTGLAVAFEGYVLGNEALIIAGMMVGAAGILLTRLMAKAMNRPISGVLFSHFGGGGQAQEISGAQKPIEAGDVAAMMAFAERVVIVPGYGMAVAQAQHKIWELAQRLIARGVKVKFAIHPVAGRMPGHMNVLLAEAGVPYDLIADMDDINPEFASTDVSLVIGANDVVNPVARTDPASPTYGMPILDVVNSRNTVVIKRGKGTGFAGIENALFYADNTRMLYGDGAEAAGALVSELKALDGGGH; encoded by the coding sequence GTGAACGTGTCCACGCCCGAGCTGTTGTCGTGGCTGGTGAAATCCAGCTACCTGGTGGCCGCCACCTTGTTCCTGCTGGGTCTGCAACGGATGGCCTCGCCACTGACCGCGCGCAGCGGCATCCGCTGGGCCGGGCTCGGCATGCTGATCGCCACGGTGGCCACGTTCTTCCTGCCGGAACTGCACAACGTGCCGCTGATCCTGGCGGCATTGGCGATCGGCACCGGGGTGGCGTGGTGGTCGGCCAAGAAGGTGGCCATCACCGATATGCCGCAGATGGTGGCGCTGTACAACGGCATGGGCGGCGGCTCGGCGGCAGCGATCGGGGCGGTGGAACTGCTGCGGTTTTCGTTCTTCGCCAACCGCGACACGGCGCATTGGAGCGCGCAGGCGATCGCCGAACTGGCGGCGCGGCGGCCGGACACCACCACGGTGGTGCTGGCGGTGATCGGCTCGGCGATCGGGGCGGTGTCGTTGTCGGGGTCGATCATCGCCTGGGCCAAGCTCGACGGCCGGCTCGACCGGCGGGTGACCTTCCCCGGCCAGCAGGTCTTCACTCTTGTGGTGGCAATGGCGGTGCTGGCGCTCGGCATCTGGGCCGCGAGCAGTCTGCAGCCGCTGGCAATCATCGCCTTCTTCGTGGTGGCGCTGGCGCTGGGCGTGCTGATGACGCTGCCGATCGGCGGCGCCGACATGCCGGTGGTGATCTCCCTGTACAACGCCTTCACCGGGCTGGCAGTGGCGTTCGAGGGCTACGTGCTGGGCAACGAGGCGTTGATCATCGCCGGCATGATGGTGGGCGCGGCCGGCATCCTGCTGACCCGGTTGATGGCCAAGGCGATGAACCGGCCGATCAGCGGCGTGCTGTTCTCCCACTTCGGCGGTGGCGGGCAGGCGCAGGAAATCAGCGGCGCGCAGAAGCCGATCGAAGCCGGCGACGTGGCGGCGATGATGGCCTTCGCCGAGCGGGTGGTGATCGTGCCCGGCTACGGCATGGCGGTGGCGCAGGCGCAGCACAAGATCTGGGAGCTGGCGCAGCGCTTGATCGCGCGCGGGGTCAAGGTGAAGTTCGCGATCCACCCGGTGGCCGGACGCATGCCCGGGCACATGAATGTGCTGCTGGCCGAGGCCGGCGTACCCTACGACCTGATCGCCGACATGGACGATATCAATCCGGAATTCGCCAGCACCGATGTGTCATTGGTGATTGGCGCCAACGACGTGGTCAATCCGGTGGCCAGGACCGATCCGGCCAGCCCGACCTACGGCATGCCGATCCTGGACGTGGTCAATTCGCGCAACACGGTGGTGATCAAGCGCGGCAAGGGCACGGGGTTTGCCGGGATCGAAAACGCGCTGTTCTATGCCGACAACACCCGCATGCTCTATGGCGACGGGGCCGAGGCCGCCGGCGCGCTGGTCAGCGAATTGAAGGCGCTGGATGGTGGCGGGCATTGA